In one Parvibaculum sp. genomic region, the following are encoded:
- a CDS encoding RidA family protein: MAGKIDGRLKELGIELPAPAGPAGTYVPYVVTGNLVFISGQGPMGGSGIAYQGKLGKDHDIDAGKAAARLTMLNVLAQLKAACGGDLDRVKRAVKILGFVNATPDFDQQPAVINGASDLLVEIFGDAGRHARSAVAAPSLPFQITVEIEAIFEIA; this comes from the coding sequence ATGGCCGGAAAAATCGACGGACGCCTGAAAGAATTGGGTATCGAACTTCCGGCGCCCGCCGGGCCCGCCGGCACCTACGTGCCCTATGTCGTCACCGGAAATCTGGTCTTCATATCCGGTCAAGGCCCGATGGGTGGCTCGGGCATCGCCTATCAGGGCAAGCTCGGCAAGGACCATGACATCGACGCCGGCAAGGCCGCCGCCCGCCTGACCATGCTCAATGTGCTGGCGCAACTGAAAGCCGCGTGTGGCGGCGATCTCGACCGCGTAAAGCGCGCCGTAAAAATTCTCGGCTTCGTCAACGCAACGCCCGACTTCGACCAGCAACCGGCCGTCATCAACGGGGCGTCCGACCTCCTTGTCGAGATTTTCGGCGACGCCGGACGTCATGCCCGCTCTGCCGTCGCCGCGCCGAGCCTCCCCTTCCAGATCACGGTCGAAATCGAGGCCATTTTCGAGATCGCGTGA
- a CDS encoding agmatine deiminase family protein, whose protein sequence is MSETRRPMDDGLFMPAEWEPHERCWMQWPSRGELWGERLPQAYAAYAQVARTIAGFEPVSMICRPEDEAQARLACGRDVEIVPLPIDDSWARDSGPIFVVDGKGGVAGTHWRFNAWGNAYQNYDHDAAVGGLVLERLGMRVYKGGMVLEGGSICADGYGTLLTTEECLLNDNRNPELTRQQIEENLALNLGVSRIVWLDRGLEDDETSGHVDMIACFAGEGRVLLHMPEDRNDPNYARMQDNRARIEAVRDARGKKLEVIEIPQPRRNLLRPDGRRLCTSYVNAYIANGGVVMPTYDDPNDGKAAEIMAEAFPGRQVMQVPALEIAQGGGSIHCITQQQPKGMALK, encoded by the coding sequence ATGAGCGAAACACGCAGGCCGATGGATGATGGCCTTTTCATGCCCGCCGAATGGGAGCCGCATGAACGGTGCTGGATGCAGTGGCCGAGCCGCGGCGAGTTGTGGGGCGAACGCCTGCCACAGGCCTATGCGGCCTATGCCCAGGTTGCGCGGACGATTGCGGGCTTCGAGCCGGTATCGATGATCTGCCGCCCGGAGGATGAAGCGCAGGCGCGGCTGGCTTGTGGCCGCGACGTCGAGATCGTGCCGCTGCCGATCGACGACAGCTGGGCGCGGGATTCCGGACCAATTTTCGTTGTCGACGGCAAGGGCGGTGTTGCCGGGACGCATTGGCGTTTCAATGCCTGGGGTAACGCCTATCAGAACTACGACCACGACGCGGCGGTGGGCGGCCTCGTTCTCGAACGGCTCGGCATGCGGGTCTACAAAGGGGGCATGGTGCTGGAGGGCGGCTCCATATGTGCGGATGGATACGGAACGCTTCTGACGACCGAGGAATGTCTGCTCAACGACAATCGGAATCCGGAACTGACGCGCCAGCAGATCGAGGAGAATCTCGCGCTCAATCTCGGCGTGTCGCGCATTGTCTGGCTCGACCGGGGGCTTGAGGATGACGAGACGAGCGGTCATGTTGATATGATTGCCTGTTTTGCCGGCGAGGGCCGTGTGTTGCTGCACATGCCGGAAGATCGCAACGACCCGAATTACGCCCGGATGCAGGACAATCGCGCGCGGATCGAAGCGGTGCGCGATGCCCGCGGCAAAAAACTCGAGGTCATTGAAATTCCGCAACCGCGGCGCAATCTGCTGCGGCCGGACGGCCGGCGGCTCTGCACGTCCTATGTCAATGCCTATATCGCGAATGGCGGCGTCGTGATGCCGACCTATGACGATCCAAACGACGGCAAGGCGGCCGAGATTATGGCGGAGGCTTTTCCGGGACGGCAGGTGATGCAGGTGCCGGCGCTTGAAATCGCGCAAGGTGGCGGGTCGATCCACTGCATCACGCAGCAGCAACCGAAGGGAATGGCGCTGAAGTGA
- a CDS encoding SMP-30/gluconolactonase/LRE family protein, which yields MKIVRTAAALAVAFSFAAACSESESYTQETVVAPSPFHGIHGLTITADGRLLAGSVVGRALYEVNRDTGETSIVEGPPEGMADDVEQGPDGTIAWTAFLDGKVFARKLDGRLLTLAEGLPGMNSLAWTDDGRLFATQVFLGDALYELDPSGTNPPRKIMEGMGGLNGFDFGQDGKLYGPLWFKKQVVRVDVEAATIEVVATGFEVPAAVNFDSKGNLYAVDTAAGHVYRIDVASGEKTLISEVAPAIDNLALDADDNLYITNMADNAVIAIDTETGEARTIVSGALAVAGDIEMSDTGALYVADLFAARMADPATGDVTELGRVFASDIDYPLSVSVANGRIAFAALTAGAVHLFDEESGVSLGIHHGFTTPAEALAMSDGSVLVTEYTRGAIVRVDGDDWSNRTDIATGLSGPAMMKLGLDGSLYVGERTGGRISRLNPESGELTVIAQGLAEPEGFDIAPDGRIIVAEVGAKRISAIDMADGKTKVLKSGLPIGFEAPDGAPDLYIPTGVAVAANGDIYYSSDIDVAIYRLKKN from the coding sequence ATGAAGATCGTTCGCACGGCGGCGGCACTCGCCGTCGCATTTTCATTCGCGGCAGCTTGCTCTGAAAGCGAGAGCTACACGCAAGAGACCGTCGTCGCACCTTCGCCGTTCCACGGTATCCATGGGCTGACGATTACCGCCGATGGACGATTGCTCGCCGGCAGCGTCGTCGGGCGGGCACTCTATGAGGTGAATCGCGACACAGGCGAGACGAGCATCGTCGAAGGCCCCCCTGAAGGCATGGCCGACGACGTCGAACAGGGTCCGGACGGCACCATCGCCTGGACGGCCTTCCTCGACGGCAAGGTCTTCGCGCGCAAACTCGACGGTCGTCTGCTGACGCTGGCCGAAGGCTTGCCCGGCATGAATTCGCTGGCATGGACCGACGACGGTCGCCTCTTTGCGACACAGGTATTTCTGGGCGACGCGCTTTACGAACTCGATCCCTCCGGCACCAACCCGCCACGCAAGATCATGGAAGGCATGGGCGGCCTCAACGGCTTCGACTTCGGACAGGATGGCAAACTCTACGGCCCCCTCTGGTTCAAGAAGCAGGTCGTCCGCGTCGATGTCGAGGCGGCGACGATCGAAGTCGTAGCCACCGGATTTGAGGTGCCCGCGGCCGTGAACTTCGATTCAAAAGGCAATCTCTATGCGGTCGATACGGCGGCCGGCCACGTCTACCGCATCGACGTGGCAAGCGGCGAGAAGACATTGATCTCCGAGGTCGCACCGGCAATCGACAATCTGGCGCTCGACGCCGACGACAATCTCTACATCACCAATATGGCCGACAACGCCGTCATCGCCATCGACACGGAAACCGGCGAGGCGCGCACGATTGTTTCCGGCGCATTAGCTGTCGCCGGCGATATCGAGATGTCGGACACCGGCGCCCTCTATGTCGCCGATCTATTTGCCGCGCGCATGGCCGACCCGGCCACGGGCGATGTGACGGAGCTTGGCCGCGTCTTCGCCTCCGACATCGACTATCCGCTAAGCGTTTCGGTTGCCAATGGACGTATCGCCTTTGCCGCACTGACGGCGGGCGCCGTCCACCTGTTCGACGAAGAATCGGGCGTTTCGCTCGGCATCCACCACGGCTTTACGACACCGGCGGAGGCGCTGGCAATGTCCGACGGCAGCGTTCTGGTCACGGAATATACGCGCGGCGCGATTGTTCGCGTCGACGGCGACGACTGGTCCAACCGCACCGACATCGCCACGGGCCTCTCCGGCCCGGCCATGATGAAGCTCGGGCTCGATGGCTCGCTTTATGTCGGCGAGAGAACAGGCGGTCGCATTTCGCGTTTGAACCCGGAAAGCGGCGAACTCACGGTGATCGCCCAAGGCCTCGCCGAACCGGAAGGTTTCGACATCGCCCCCGACGGTCGGATCATCGTTGCCGAGGTCGGTGCAAAGCGCATATCCGCAATCGACATGGCGGACGGCAAGACGAAGGTCCTGAAATCCGGTCTTCCGATCGGCTTCGAGGCGCCCGACGGCGCACCCGACCTCTACATTCCGACCGGCGTCGCCGTCGCTGCCAATGGCGACATCTACTACTCGTCCGATATCGACGTCGCCATCTACCGGCTGAAGAAAAACTGA
- a CDS encoding HIT domain-containing protein translates to MLTVAYDPNNIFAKILRGEAPCFQVYEDEMTFAFMDVMPQAEGHTLVIPKYPAEDLLDLDPEYAAAMAKTVKKIAAAVKKAFDAPGILVAQLNGAPAGQTVFHIHTHIIPRSQGIDLKLHARQMADFDELKKHAERIKAAMN, encoded by the coding sequence ATTCTGACCGTGGCTTACGATCCGAACAACATTTTCGCCAAAATTCTCCGGGGCGAGGCCCCCTGCTTCCAGGTCTACGAAGACGAGATGACCTTCGCCTTCATGGATGTGATGCCGCAGGCCGAAGGACACACGCTGGTGATCCCGAAATACCCGGCGGAGGATTTGCTCGACCTCGATCCGGAATATGCGGCCGCCATGGCCAAAACAGTCAAGAAGATCGCCGCAGCGGTGAAGAAAGCCTTCGACGCGCCGGGCATCCTGGTTGCGCAGCTCAACGGCGCGCCGGCCGGCCAGACCGTCTTTCATATCCACACCCACATCATCCCGCGTTCACAGGGCATCGACCTCAAGCTGCACGCGCGTCAGATGGCCGACTTTGACGAGCTGAAGAAACACGCCGAGCGCATAAAGGCGGCAATGAACTGA
- a CDS encoding GNAT family N-acetyltransferase: MGDSEQAIIRVVEGLAGVDAVAWDACANPPGEPANPFVSHAFLSALEESGSATRRTGWLPQHLLLEDDRGRLAGAMPLYLKSHSRGEYVFDHGWANALENAGGRYYPKLQASVPFTPATGPRLLVPTGPGREAVEDALATGAVELATRLGVSSLHITFLAQRQWERLGRLGFLQRTDQQFHWRNRGYGSFDDFLADLSSRKRKMVRRERERAKENGITVEWVTGADLTEDHWDAFFAFYMDTGSRKWGSPYLSREFFSLIGERMAQETLLVMARRDGRLIAGALNFIGGDALYGRNWGALEHHPFLHFECCYYQAIEFAISRGLARVEAGAQGEHKLARGYLPARTHSAHWIANPSFREAVAEYLSREREYVDRDIAALGEFAPFRHDDGNNEHREDEF, translated from the coding sequence ATGGGAGACAGCGAGCAAGCCATCATCCGCGTCGTCGAAGGCCTTGCCGGCGTCGATGCCGTTGCATGGGACGCCTGCGCCAACCCGCCGGGCGAACCGGCCAATCCGTTCGTGTCGCACGCCTTCCTGTCGGCGCTCGAGGAAAGCGGATCGGCGACACGCCGCACGGGCTGGCTGCCCCAACACCTGTTGCTGGAAGACGATCGAGGCCGGCTGGCCGGCGCCATGCCGCTCTATCTGAAAAGCCACAGCCGCGGCGAATATGTCTTCGATCACGGTTGGGCCAATGCGCTTGAAAACGCCGGCGGCCGTTACTACCCCAAGCTGCAAGCCTCGGTTCCCTTCACACCCGCAACGGGTCCGCGCTTGCTGGTTCCGACAGGGCCCGGCCGCGAGGCAGTCGAAGACGCACTCGCGACCGGCGCAGTCGAACTTGCAACACGTCTCGGCGTCTCGTCGCTCCACATTACCTTTCTCGCACAGCGGCAATGGGAGCGGCTCGGCCGGCTCGGCTTTCTGCAGCGCACCGATCAGCAATTCCACTGGCGCAATCGCGGCTATGGTTCGTTCGATGACTTCCTGGCCGACCTCTCGTCGCGCAAGCGCAAGATGGTCCGCAGGGAGCGCGAGCGAGCGAAGGAAAACGGCATCACCGTCGAATGGGTCACCGGTGCCGACCTCACCGAGGATCACTGGGATGCATTTTTTGCGTTCTACATGGACACCGGCTCGCGCAAATGGGGGTCGCCCTATCTCAGCCGCGAATTTTTCAGCCTGATCGGCGAGCGCATGGCACAGGAAACACTTCTGGTGATGGCCCGCCGCGACGGACGCCTCATTGCCGGCGCGCTGAACTTCATCGGCGGCGACGCGCTCTACGGCCGCAACTGGGGCGCCCTCGAACATCACCCGTTCCTGCACTTCGAGTGCTGCTACTACCAGGCAATCGAATTCGCCATTTCACGGGGCCTGGCGCGGGTCGAGGCCGGCGCACAGGGTGAGCACAAGCTGGCCCGTGGCTACCTGCCGGCCCGAACCCATTCCGCCCATTGGATTGCCAACCCGTCGTTCCGAGAAGCCGTGGCCGAATATCTGAGCCGGGAACGCGAATATGTCGATCGGGACATCGCTGCACTTGGCGAATTCGCGCCCTTCCGGCACGATGACGGAAATAACGAACACCGAGAGGATGAATTCTGA
- a CDS encoding GGDEF domain-containing protein, with amino-acid sequence MGYVKRMAGTGTRPSSLGEGALQVDPPTERFRRSIGAVPRGPASRELVNRALAYADEAELRIVELNERVRRLEALTQTDELTGLLNRRGFDEVLRRNLLSAARHEEAGLLAYIDLDGFKAINDRCGHVAGDEVLRAVGTFLSKSIRATDYAARLGGDEFAILFVRADHKRARERAREMVRGIAQLEIACKSHKISVSASLGLASYTGETSPKELLDRADRAMYADKKNGGRAARLTTHG; translated from the coding sequence ATGGGCTACGTGAAGCGCATGGCAGGCACCGGAACGCGGCCGTCTTCGCTGGGCGAAGGGGCGCTGCAAGTCGATCCGCCGACGGAGCGATTCCGCCGGAGCATCGGCGCGGTCCCGCGCGGACCGGCAAGCCGCGAACTTGTTAACCGGGCACTCGCCTATGCCGACGAGGCCGAATTGCGCATTGTCGAACTCAATGAGCGCGTACGCCGGCTCGAAGCCCTGACCCAGACCGACGAATTGACCGGCCTGCTCAACCGTCGCGGCTTCGACGAAGTGCTGCGACGTAACCTGCTGAGCGCCGCACGTCACGAAGAGGCCGGGCTGCTCGCCTATATCGATCTCGACGGTTTCAAGGCAATCAACGATCGTTGCGGACACGTGGCAGGCGATGAAGTTTTGCGCGCGGTGGGTACATTTCTCAGCAAGAGCATCCGTGCCACGGACTATGCCGCGCGCCTCGGCGGCGACGAATTCGCTATTCTTTTCGTACGCGCGGACCACAAGCGCGCCCGCGAACGCGCCCGCGAGATGGTACGCGGCATCGCGCAGCTTGAAATCGCTTGCAAGTCGCACAAGATTTCGGTCAGCGCCAGTCTCGGCCTCGCCTCATACACGGGCGAAACCTCGCCGAAGGAGCTGCTCGACCGTGCCGATCGCGCCATGTATGCGGACAAGAAAAACGGCGGTCGCGCGGCGCGCCTGACAACGCACGGCTAA